Proteins found in one Acidobacteriota bacterium genomic segment:
- the moeB gene encoding molybdopterin-synthase adenylyltransferase MoeB, whose amino-acid sequence MPELSADERRRYARHLAMPEVGVAGQQRLKAARVLCIGAGGLGSPATLYLAAAGIGTLGLVEFDRVDVHNLQRQVLYTDADVGRPKLAVAAARLRALNPAITVREHDTPFRAAVALDLVRDYDIVVDGSDNFATRYLVNDACVLSGRPNVYGSIFRFEGQAAVFAAKGGPCYRCLHPDPPPPGLIQNCAEGGVLGVLPGIIGAIQAAEATKLALGEGEPLIGRLLVFDALAMRFRELKLDRDPQCPVCGDAPAITTLQDYDEYCDGIVTEDSDSVTVEELKERMDRRADFVLVDVREPSEYDICRIPGAQLIPLGQLSERLAEIPKDREVILQCRSGLRSARATHFLRGQGYRNAHNLEGGILAWIDRIDPTQPKY is encoded by the coding sequence ATGCCTGAGCTGTCCGCCGACGAACGCCGCCGTTATGCGCGCCATCTCGCGATGCCCGAGGTCGGCGTGGCCGGGCAGCAACGCCTGAAAGCGGCGCGCGTGCTGTGCATCGGCGCCGGAGGGCTGGGGTCTCCCGCGACGCTCTACCTCGCGGCGGCCGGAATCGGCACCCTCGGTCTCGTCGAGTTCGACCGCGTCGACGTTCACAATCTCCAGCGCCAGGTGCTCTACACCGACGCGGACGTGGGGCGCCCCAAGCTCGCCGTCGCCGCCGCGCGCCTCCGCGCGCTCAACCCGGCGATCACGGTCCGCGAGCACGACACGCCGTTCCGCGCGGCCGTCGCCCTGGACCTGGTGCGCGACTACGACATCGTGGTGGACGGGAGCGACAACTTCGCGACGCGCTACCTGGTGAACGACGCGTGCGTGCTGTCGGGACGGCCGAACGTGTACGGCAGCATCTTCCGGTTCGAGGGGCAGGCCGCGGTCTTCGCGGCGAAGGGGGGACCCTGCTACCGTTGCCTCCATCCCGATCCGCCGCCGCCAGGGTTGATTCAGAACTGCGCCGAAGGGGGCGTGCTGGGCGTCCTGCCGGGCATCATCGGCGCAATCCAGGCCGCGGAAGCCACGAAGCTGGCGCTCGGTGAAGGAGAGCCGCTCATCGGCCGCCTCCTCGTCTTCGACGCGCTCGCGATGCGCTTCCGCGAGCTGAAATTGGATCGCGACCCGCAGTGCCCGGTCTGTGGGGACGCGCCGGCGATCACGACCCTGCAGGATTACGACGAGTACTGCGACGGCATCGTGACGGAGGATTCCGACAGCGTGACTGTTGAAGAACTGAAGGAGCGGATGGATCGGCGCGCGGACTTCGTGCTCGTGGACGTGCGGGAGCCGTCCGAGTACGACATCTGCCGGATCCCGGGGGCGCAACTCATCCCACTCGGACAGCTCAGCGAGCGCCTGGCTGAAATCCCCAAGGATCGCGAGGTCATCCTCCAGTGCCGGTCGGGCCTCAGAAGCGCGCGGGCCACGCACTTCCTCCGGGGGCAGGGATACCGAAACGCCCACAACCTCGAAGGGGGCATCCTCGCGTGGATCGATCGCATCGATCCGACCCAGCCTAAGTATTGA
- a CDS encoding CoA transferase translates to MSLSSDSNAPLAGTTVLDLSRVLSGPYCTMQLADMGARVIKVEQPGRGDDTRAWGPPFPGGESAYYLSINRNKESLTLDLKHPAARDILDPLLERADIVVENFRPGTVDRLGLSYAQLGPRFPRLIYCSISGFGQTGPRRDAPGYDSVVQAEGGLMSVTGHADRPAVRLGVAIGDMTAGLYAAYAIALALLARQRTGRGQFIDVGMLDSVVSLLTYQAGLFFAAGTTPRRMGNRHPTIAPYDTFPAADGDFVLAVGNDEQWRRLCGAMQLEPLARDAKFATNEQRVLNYDTLRPILIEKFRAFTRGQCLETLLGAGVPCGSVRDIPEVLADPQLAARDMIVSLEHATAGTIRLLGVPARLSETPGRVSTPPPRLGEHTEAILRELGFGSERIRVLRSEGAI, encoded by the coding sequence ATGTCCCTATCATCCGACTCCAACGCGCCGCTCGCGGGAACGACGGTACTGGACCTGAGCCGCGTGCTCTCCGGACCGTACTGCACGATGCAGCTCGCCGACATGGGCGCGCGCGTGATCAAGGTCGAGCAGCCGGGGCGTGGCGACGACACGCGGGCGTGGGGGCCGCCGTTTCCCGGCGGCGAGAGCGCGTACTACCTCAGCATCAACCGCAACAAGGAAAGCCTCACGCTCGACCTGAAACATCCAGCCGCGCGCGACATTCTCGATCCGCTCCTCGAACGCGCCGACATCGTCGTTGAGAACTTCAGGCCGGGCACGGTCGATCGCCTTGGGCTGTCGTACGCGCAGCTCGGGCCGCGCTTCCCGCGGCTGATTTACTGCTCGATCTCGGGGTTCGGCCAGACGGGGCCGCGGCGCGACGCGCCCGGCTACGACTCGGTTGTGCAGGCCGAAGGCGGGCTGATGAGCGTCACCGGCCACGCGGATCGGCCGGCAGTCCGGCTCGGCGTGGCGATCGGCGACATGACGGCCGGCTTGTACGCGGCGTATGCGATCGCCCTGGCGCTCCTCGCGCGGCAGCGAACGGGCCGCGGACAGTTCATCGATGTCGGGATGCTCGACTCGGTCGTGTCGCTGCTCACCTACCAGGCCGGCCTCTTCTTCGCCGCCGGCACCACGCCGCGGCGCATGGGCAACCGGCACCCGACGATCGCGCCCTACGATACGTTCCCGGCCGCCGATGGCGACTTCGTGCTCGCGGTCGGCAACGACGAGCAGTGGCGCCGCCTGTGCGGCGCCATGCAGCTCGAGCCGCTGGCGCGCGACGCGAAGTTCGCCACCAACGAGCAGCGCGTCCTCAACTACGACACGCTCCGGCCGATCCTGATCGAAAAGTTCCGGGCGTTCACGCGGGGCCAATGCCTGGAGACGCTGCTCGGCGCGGGCGTCCCCTGCGGATCGGTTCGCGACATCCCGGAAGTGCTCGCCGACCCGCAGCTTGCGGCACGCGACATGATCGTTTCGCTGGAGCACGCGACCGCCGGCACGATCAGGCTGCTGGGCGTGCCGGCCAGGCTCTCCGAGACACCCGGGCGCGTGTCGACGCCGCCGCCACGGCTGGGGGAGCACACGGAGGCGATCCTGCGGGAGCTGGGTTTCGGGAGCGAGCGGATCCGCGTGCTGCGCTCGGAGGGCGCGATCTAG
- a CDS encoding formylglycine-generating enzyme family protein, which translates to MPDTLPETVRIAAGQFIMGADDGEEDERPAHVVAIDPFEIGVHPVTVAQYARFLRETGHRPPAVHELPLIVATGGRDREHAFRAAAAAYAWVDGLQPEERADHPVTLVRWEDAFAYCQWLTSLLGRPVRLATEAEWEYAARAGSTDRLPWGDALDPSRANFLLNPHDRAAAGTTPVHRYEPNAFGVCDVIGNVWEWVSAWYAADYYTRSPERNPRGPSRGALRVLRGGGWPTSDPKMLTCSYRHKVPPDTYSYSIGFRIACPVD; encoded by the coding sequence ATGCCGGACACTTTGCCGGAAACGGTCAGAATCGCCGCGGGTCAGTTCATCATGGGCGCCGACGACGGGGAGGAGGACGAACGTCCCGCGCACGTCGTGGCGATCGACCCGTTCGAGATCGGTGTCCACCCGGTGACCGTGGCCCAGTACGCGCGCTTCCTGCGGGAGACAGGGCACCGCCCGCCGGCCGTGCACGAACTTCCCCTCATCGTGGCGACCGGGGGGCGCGATCGCGAGCACGCGTTCCGCGCCGCGGCGGCGGCTTACGCGTGGGTTGACGGCCTTCAGCCCGAGGAACGCGCGGACCACCCGGTGACCCTCGTCCGGTGGGAGGACGCGTTCGCGTACTGCCAGTGGTTAACGTCTTTGCTGGGGCGGCCTGTCCGCCTCGCCACGGAGGCCGAGTGGGAGTATGCGGCGCGGGCGGGATCGACCGACCGCCTGCCGTGGGGAGACGCGCTCGACCCGTCGCGCGCCAACTTCCTGCTGAATCCGCACGACAGGGCCGCCGCCGGCACGACGCCGGTGCACCGCTACGAGCCGAACGCGTTCGGCGTCTGCGACGTGATCGGCAACGTGTGGGAATGGGTGTCCGCCTGGTACGCGGCGGACTACTACACGCGCTCGCCCGAGCGGAATCCGCGCGGCCCCTCGCGCGGCGCGCTGCGCGTGCTCCGCGGGGGCGGATGGCCCACCTCCGACCCGAAGATGCTCACCTGCAGCTACCGTCACAAGGTGCCCCCCGACACGTACTCCTACAGCATCGGGTTCCGCATCGCCTGCCCGGTGGACTAG
- a CDS encoding homoserine dehydrogenase: MTFDLLLVGFGNVARRFASLLDERRERLARDHNLHARVVGIATGRRGGMFAPGGVDVSRALAGGGPLGPIAGGLELIAAAASPSEAPRVVVETTPLDIREARPAIDHVRLALLSRMHVVSANKGPVALAYRELRELAARMGVRYLFEGAVMDGIPVFNLVRETMPAVEITGFRGVVNSTTNYIITRLEEGGEFEPALAEMQQQGIAEADASLDVDGWDAAAKTAALVNVLMDGAMTPREVDRTGIAHLTGAAVRDALARGRRIRLVASARREGKAIRARVAPEELEREDPLSLLRGMSNALYVESDLLGRVGITQLDGGLTQTAYALLSDLVTLNRSLRARS, from the coding sequence GTGACCTTCGATCTCCTCCTCGTCGGCTTCGGCAATGTCGCGCGGCGGTTCGCCTCGCTGCTCGACGAGCGCCGCGAGCGCCTGGCTCGCGACCACAACTTGCACGCGCGCGTCGTCGGCATCGCCACGGGGCGCCGCGGCGGCATGTTCGCGCCCGGCGGTGTGGACGTCTCGCGCGCGCTCGCAGGCGGCGGCCCGCTCGGACCCATCGCCGGCGGCCTGGAGTTGATCGCGGCGGCGGCGTCTCCGTCAGAAGCGCCCCGCGTCGTCGTGGAAACGACGCCGCTCGACATCAGGGAGGCGCGGCCGGCCATCGATCATGTCCGCCTCGCACTCCTCTCCCGGATGCACGTCGTCAGCGCGAACAAGGGACCGGTCGCGCTCGCGTACCGGGAGCTGCGGGAGCTGGCGGCGCGTATGGGCGTGCGCTACCTGTTCGAAGGGGCGGTGATGGACGGCATCCCGGTGTTCAACCTGGTCCGCGAGACCATGCCGGCCGTCGAGATCACCGGGTTTCGCGGCGTCGTGAACAGCACGACCAACTACATCATCACCAGGCTCGAGGAGGGGGGGGAGTTCGAGCCTGCTCTCGCCGAGATGCAGCAGCAGGGCATCGCCGAAGCCGACGCGTCGCTCGACGTGGACGGCTGGGATGCCGCGGCCAAGACGGCTGCGCTCGTCAACGTCCTGATGGACGGCGCGATGACGCCGCGCGAGGTCGATCGCACCGGCATCGCGCACCTCACCGGCGCGGCCGTGCGCGACGCGCTCGCGCGCGGCCGCCGGATCCGCCTCGTGGCTTCCGCGCGTCGCGAGGGAAAAGCGATCCGCGCGCGCGTGGCGCCGGAGGAGCTCGAACGCGAAGACCCGCTGTCGCTGCTGCGGGGCATGTCGAACGCGCTCTACGTGGAGAGCGACCTGCTCGGCCGCGTCGGGATCACGCAGCTCGACGGCGGCCTCACGCAAACCGCCTACGCCCTGCTCTCCGACCTGGTCACGCTGAATCGTTCCCTGCGGGCGCGCTCGTGA
- a CDS encoding aminotransferase class I/II-fold pyridoxal phosphate-dependent enzyme has product MRLEQFAMERMQSTWENRVEINLSESGVHPLRVEELCTTEELQSLLLRQELVYTQSNGTPELRGMIAAIYPGATADHVEVTNGGSEANCISVWNLVDPGDDVVMMVPNYMQAWGLARGFGGTVKPWALREVREGSATRWRVDLDALASLVTAKTKLILICNPNNPTGARLTDADLEAICRIAAAHGAWVLSDEIYRGAELDGVETPSVWGRYDRAIVTSGLSKAYGLPGLRIGWIVAPPELIARLWSYHDYTTIAPGAMSDLLARVALEPARRRQILARTRQMIAANYPVVREWLAAYGDQFRHAPPEAGAIVYVAYKYPINSTELILRLKDEHSVLIVPGDHFHMDGYFRLGFGSHTGYLREGLGRLNVLLESLAKV; this is encoded by the coding sequence ATGCGTCTCGAACAGTTCGCCATGGAACGCATGCAGTCGACGTGGGAGAACCGCGTGGAGATCAACCTCTCCGAGAGCGGCGTCCACCCCCTGCGTGTTGAAGAACTCTGCACCACAGAGGAGTTGCAGTCGCTCCTCCTGCGGCAGGAACTGGTGTACACGCAGTCGAACGGCACGCCGGAACTGCGCGGGATGATCGCCGCCATCTATCCCGGCGCGACGGCGGACCACGTCGAGGTCACCAACGGCGGCTCGGAGGCCAACTGCATTTCGGTGTGGAACCTGGTCGATCCTGGCGACGACGTCGTCATGATGGTGCCCAACTACATGCAGGCGTGGGGGCTCGCGCGGGGTTTCGGCGGCACGGTGAAGCCCTGGGCGCTGCGGGAGGTCCGCGAAGGATCAGCCACGCGCTGGCGCGTGGACCTCGACGCGCTCGCCTCGCTGGTCACCGCGAAGACGAAGCTGATTCTGATCTGCAATCCCAATAACCCGACGGGCGCCAGGCTGACCGACGCCGACCTCGAGGCCATCTGCCGCATCGCCGCGGCGCACGGCGCCTGGGTGCTGTCAGACGAGATCTACCGCGGCGCCGAGCTTGACGGTGTGGAGACGCCTTCGGTCTGGGGACGATACGACCGCGCGATCGTGACGAGCGGGCTGTCGAAGGCGTACGGCCTGCCCGGCCTGCGGATCGGATGGATCGTCGCGCCGCCCGAACTCATCGCGCGCCTGTGGTCGTACCACGACTACACGACGATCGCGCCTGGGGCCATGAGCGACCTGCTCGCGCGCGTGGCGCTCGAGCCCGCGCGGCGCCGGCAGATCCTCGCGCGGACGCGCCAGATGATCGCCGCCAACTATCCCGTGGTGCGCGAATGGCTCGCCGCGTACGGCGACCAGTTCCGGCACGCGCCGCCCGAAGCCGGCGCGATCGTGTACGTGGCCTACAAGTACCCGATCAACTCCACGGAGCTGATCCTGCGGCTGAAGGACGAGCACAGCGTGCTCATCGTGCCGGGCGATCACTTCCACATGGACGGGTACTTCCGCCTGGGATTCGGATCGCACACCGGGTACCTGCGGGAGGGACTGGGGCGGCTGAACGTGCTGCTGGAGTCGCTGGCCAAGGTATAG
- a CDS encoding ubiquinone/menaquinone biosynthesis methyltransferase: MTIAGTPRQSLREGLATPDAKRRYVRQLFHTIAGRYDLITVLLSFGRDRSWKRRLVSLASIGPGSRVLDLACGTGDIAFEAATRGAHVVGLDITERMVRLAGKKGDSHTFRRSEPGKCDCPTFLVGDMMALPFADGAFDVVTTGYGIRNVPLLEPALREIARVLRPGGTLLSLDFNRPDPAILRVVYLAYLELAGSMLGWALHRDPDTYRYIPASIRRYPGAPRVATLMRENGFALAEWIPVLGGLMAIHRARRT, translated from the coding sequence GTGACCATCGCCGGGACACCCCGCCAGTCCCTCCGCGAGGGGCTCGCGACGCCCGACGCGAAGCGTCGTTACGTCCGCCAGCTCTTCCACACCATCGCCGGTCGCTACGACCTGATCACGGTGCTGCTGTCTTTTGGCCGCGACCGTTCCTGGAAGCGGCGGCTCGTGTCCCTCGCGTCGATCGGCCCCGGCAGCCGCGTGCTCGACCTCGCCTGTGGCACCGGCGACATCGCGTTCGAGGCGGCGACCCGCGGCGCGCACGTCGTGGGGCTGGACATCACGGAGCGGATGGTGCGGCTTGCGGGAAAAAAGGGGGACAGTCACACTTTCCGGAGATCTGAGCCGGGAAAGTGTGACTGTCCCACTTTTCTCGTCGGGGACATGATGGCGCTGCCGTTCGCAGATGGCGCCTTCGACGTCGTCACCACCGGCTACGGCATCCGCAACGTCCCGCTGCTCGAGCCGGCGCTTCGGGAGATCGCGCGCGTGCTGCGGCCGGGCGGGACGCTGCTGTCACTCGATTTCAACCGGCCCGACCCGGCGATCCTGCGCGTCGTGTACCTCGCATATCTCGAGTTGGCCGGCAGCATGCTCGGCTGGGCGCTGCACCGCGACCCGGACACGTACCGCTACATTCCAGCCTCGATTCGCCGCTACCCGGGTGCGCCCCGCGTCGCCACGCTGATGCGCGAGAATGGCTTTGCGCTCGCGGAGTGGATTCCGGTCCTTGGAGGCCTGATGGCGATCCATCGCGCGCGCAGGACGTAG
- a CDS encoding glutaredoxin family protein: MVKPIVVFSGSHRLACEQVKEFLSRAGRVFTVRNVDEDDDAHRELMALNLRSVPVTVVGAGPPHRRGTRARRPHERARRERFSVTRSESRA; encoded by the coding sequence ATGGTGAAACCGATCGTCGTCTTCAGCGGCTCGCATCGACTCGCGTGCGAACAGGTGAAGGAGTTTCTTTCACGCGCAGGACGGGTATTCACGGTCAGGAACGTGGATGAAGACGATGACGCCCATCGCGAGCTGATGGCGCTCAACCTCCGCAGCGTCCCGGTGACCGTCGTCGGCGCCGGGCCGCCGCATCGTCGGGGGACTCGAGCCCGCCGCCCTCACGAGCGCGCCCGCAGGGAACGATTCAGCGTGACCAGGTCGGAGAGCAGGGCGTAG
- a CDS encoding SIMPL domain-containing protein (The SIMPL domain is named for its presence in mouse protein SIMPL (signalling molecule that associates with mouse pelle-like kinase). Bacterial member BP26, from Brucella, was shown to assemble into a channel-like structure, while YggE from E. coli has been associated with resistance to oxidative stress.) produces the protein MLKILTSSGSQILRFTLVLGLAAPAAFAQAAQPADVRVPTVVTHGEATVRRAPDRAFVDLAVETRAQTPKDASTRNAQLMTAVQEKVRALGVPADALRTRGYQLNPEFDYVNGRQIPRGYTARNHIEVRLDKLEQLGDVIDTAIAAGATHAGSVRFDLRERDLLEREALKQAVADARARAEAAAAGAGSAVARILKIEEGATDVPPPIPYMAAARMEAKQAMPTPIAAGEIEIRATVTLTAELKP, from the coding sequence GTGTTGAAAATCCTCACATCCTCCGGTTCTCAAATTCTCAGATTCACGCTCGTGCTGGGTCTGGCCGCCCCCGCTGCCTTCGCGCAGGCGGCGCAGCCCGCCGACGTGCGCGTGCCGACCGTCGTGACTCACGGCGAGGCCACCGTCAGGCGCGCGCCGGACCGGGCGTTTGTCGACCTCGCGGTCGAGACCCGCGCGCAGACGCCGAAAGACGCGAGCACGCGCAACGCCCAACTGATGACGGCGGTGCAGGAGAAGGTCCGCGCGCTGGGCGTGCCCGCCGACGCGCTGCGCACGCGCGGCTACCAGCTGAACCCGGAGTTCGATTACGTGAACGGCCGTCAGATCCCGCGCGGCTACACGGCCCGGAATCACATCGAGGTGCGCCTGGACAAGCTGGAGCAGCTCGGCGACGTGATCGACACGGCAATCGCCGCCGGTGCCACCCACGCCGGTTCGGTCCGCTTCGACCTGCGTGAGCGGGACCTCCTGGAGCGCGAGGCGCTCAAGCAGGCGGTGGCGGACGCGCGGGCGCGCGCCGAGGCCGCCGCGGCCGGCGCCGGATCTGCCGTCGCGCGGATCCTGAAGATCGAGGAAGGGGCCACCGACGTCCCGCCGCCGATCCCCTACATGGCCGCCGCGCGCATGGAAGCCAAACAGGCGATGCCCACGCCGATTGCCGCTGGCGAGATCGAAATCCGCGCCACGGTCACGCTGACCGCGGAACTGAAACCCTGA
- a CDS encoding DNA recombination protein RmuC — protein MAGLALGLGAAVAVYLWVRGRSAAEVADARARLDAERRAGEEKLALLRDTESRMKDTFDALSKHALETNNRSFLALAETKFAQLKQHAETDLTARQKAFTDIVQPLTDTLAKVDTKLQDVEKQRVGDYSALSEQLKSLATTQVDLKQETSKLVTALRTPHIRGRWGEIQLRRVVEMAEMVEHCDFVEQQRATSGDDRRLTPDLIVRLPGGKNIIVDAKAPLAAYLDSIECADEGTKELKLRDHARQVRQHMEALGSKAYWDQFEHTPDMVFMFLPGETFFSAALQHDPTLIEYGVARRVIPASPTTLIALLRAVAYGWRQEKLTENAQEISALGRELYDRVRVMATHLDRLGKSLDRAVEGYNKTLRSVESRVLVTARKFREMGVTSPDDLPELEPIERVPQSVGQPEIAGLIEDAEAEEV, from the coding sequence ATCGCCGGCCTCGCGCTCGGCCTCGGCGCGGCGGTGGCCGTGTATCTCTGGGTTCGCGGGCGCAGCGCTGCCGAGGTCGCCGATGCCCGCGCGCGCCTCGACGCGGAGCGCCGCGCGGGCGAGGAGAAGCTGGCGCTGCTTCGCGACACGGAATCGCGCATGAAGGACACGTTCGACGCGCTGTCGAAGCACGCGCTCGAGACCAACAACCGATCGTTCCTCGCGCTGGCGGAAACCAAGTTCGCGCAGCTCAAACAGCACGCCGAGACGGACCTCACCGCGCGGCAGAAGGCGTTCACCGATATCGTCCAGCCGCTCACAGACACGCTGGCGAAGGTGGACACCAAGCTGCAGGATGTCGAGAAGCAGCGGGTCGGCGACTACTCGGCGCTGAGCGAGCAGCTCAAGTCGCTCGCGACCACACAGGTCGACCTCAAGCAGGAAACCTCGAAGCTCGTCACCGCCCTGCGCACGCCTCACATCCGCGGGCGCTGGGGAGAAATCCAGCTTCGCCGCGTCGTCGAGATGGCGGAGATGGTGGAACACTGCGACTTCGTCGAGCAGCAGCGCGCGACATCCGGCGATGACCGGCGGCTCACGCCGGACCTCATCGTGCGGCTGCCCGGTGGAAAGAACATCATCGTGGACGCGAAGGCCCCCCTGGCCGCGTACCTCGACTCGATCGAGTGCGCCGACGAGGGGACGAAGGAACTGAAGCTGCGCGATCACGCGCGGCAGGTCCGCCAGCACATGGAGGCGCTGGGATCCAAGGCGTACTGGGACCAGTTCGAACACACGCCGGACATGGTGTTCATGTTCCTGCCGGGCGAGACCTTCTTCAGCGCGGCGCTGCAGCACGACCCCACGCTCATCGAATACGGCGTGGCGCGACGCGTCATCCCCGCGAGCCCGACGACGCTCATCGCGCTGCTGCGGGCGGTGGCGTACGGCTGGCGCCAGGAGAAACTGACGGAGAACGCGCAGGAGATCAGCGCGCTCGGGCGTGAGCTGTACGACCGCGTGCGCGTGATGGCGACACACCTCGACAGGCTCGGAAAGAGCCTGGACCGCGCCGTGGAGGGCTACAACAAGACGCTCCGGTCGGTGGAGAGCCGCGTGCTGGTCACCGCGCGCAAGTTCCGCGAGATGGGCGTGACGTCTCCCGATGACCTCCCGGAGCTCGAACCCATCGAGCGCGTCCCGCAGAGCGTCGGGCAGCCGGAGATTGCGGGACTTATCGAGGACGCAGAGGCGGAGGAGGTTTAG
- the tadA gene encoding Flp pilus assembly complex ATPase component TadA, translating to MSLVESLFSAIIRLDGDSLVLHTGEKPYVVTSSSSMNAFRGPLAWGQVELSTRTLTTETVESMLDQMLTPEQRRVLNELGAVEHELAATGDRPAFTVVAARGGDDIWVEIRPLRAKREEEPQEDYALPSGNAVPEPQALAAPDGHPSLEIVADVAQQEPGAADVTQLLESSGLIEPGTPEAMEDQRPNAAVVAAEEAAEEAAAARAAELSRLEAAHAQELARREAAHAEELARLEVAHAEELDSLEAARRDEEARLEAARAQESAREPDRDAEPRTAVVVPLVRTVHEPPPAPPPVSTAPDLDRLLSIAAARGASGLYLVSRSVPAIRVEGETQQLEGEDALAPSDVEAFVLALSPGSNADLLDGRETSEWFYDVPELGRVRCLGFRDHRGPGLLVRMLPARAISAEQLGISKDIQAVCTQHEGLVLVSGPRASGKSTLIATFVDLINRTRADHVISIERQITFVHESRRSFISQREVRGESQDVVSAIRAALREDPDVLVIEELRAPEVVAAVLEAAESGLLVLAGIRAPGAGPALERLIEQLPAERRNQALVSLSASLRAVVVQTLLRKRGGGRVAARELLLSTAAAASVIADGKLFQLPAALESGRKLGCVPLNDSLAALVRDGVVDAGEAWRKAYDREGLLALLRREGVDVERLA from the coding sequence GTGTCTCTAGTCGAGTCGCTCTTCAGCGCCATCATTCGCCTCGACGGCGATTCCCTCGTGCTCCACACGGGTGAGAAGCCCTACGTCGTCACGTCCTCTTCCTCGATGAATGCCTTCCGAGGGCCGCTGGCGTGGGGCCAGGTGGAGCTGTCCACGCGCACGTTAACGACGGAAACGGTCGAGAGCATGCTGGATCAAATGCTCACGCCCGAGCAGCGGCGCGTGCTGAACGAGCTTGGCGCCGTCGAGCATGAGCTCGCGGCGACCGGAGACCGCCCGGCGTTCACCGTCGTCGCGGCGCGTGGCGGCGACGACATCTGGGTCGAGATCCGGCCGCTGCGGGCGAAGCGCGAGGAGGAGCCTCAGGAGGACTACGCGTTGCCGTCGGGCAACGCCGTGCCCGAGCCGCAGGCGCTTGCCGCGCCGGACGGCCATCCCTCATTGGAGATCGTCGCCGACGTCGCGCAGCAGGAGCCGGGGGCCGCAGACGTGACGCAACTGCTCGAGTCCTCAGGACTGATCGAACCCGGCACGCCTGAAGCGATGGAGGACCAGAGACCCAACGCCGCCGTCGTGGCCGCGGAAGAGGCCGCGGAAGAGGCCGCGGCGGCGCGCGCGGCGGAACTGTCGCGGCTCGAGGCGGCCCACGCACAGGAGCTCGCGCGGCGTGAGGCCGCCCACGCGGAGGAACTGGCGCGGCTGGAAGTGGCGCATGCCGAGGAGCTCGACAGCCTGGAGGCGGCCCGCCGCGACGAAGAGGCCCGCCTTGAAGCCGCACGGGCCCAGGAGTCCGCGCGGGAGCCCGATCGAGACGCGGAGCCGCGCACGGCCGTCGTGGTGCCGCTCGTGCGAACGGTGCACGAACCGCCGCCGGCGCCGCCACCCGTCTCGACGGCGCCGGACCTGGATCGCCTGCTGAGCATCGCCGCCGCCAGAGGCGCATCCGGCCTGTATCTTGTCAGCCGATCGGTGCCGGCCATCCGCGTCGAGGGGGAAACGCAGCAGCTCGAAGGCGAGGACGCGCTCGCCCCGAGCGACGTCGAGGCGTTCGTGCTGGCGCTCTCGCCGGGATCAAACGCCGACCTCCTCGACGGCCGCGAGACGTCCGAATGGTTCTACGACGTGCCCGAACTGGGACGCGTGCGGTGTCTCGGCTTCCGCGATCACCGCGGCCCAGGGCTGCTCGTGCGCATGTTGCCGGCACGGGCGATCTCGGCCGAGCAGCTGGGCATCTCGAAGGACATCCAGGCGGTCTGCACTCAACACGAAGGGCTCGTGCTGGTGAGCGGCCCGCGTGCCAGCGGCAAGTCCACGCTCATTGCCACGTTCGTCGACCTGATCAACCGCACGCGGGCGGACCACGTCATTTCGATCGAGCGCCAGATTACCTTCGTGCACGAGAGCCGGCGGTCGTTCATCAGCCAGCGCGAAGTGCGCGGAGAGTCGCAGGACGTCGTTTCGGCGATCCGCGCCGCGCTGCGCGAGGATCCGGACGTTCTGGTGATCGAGGAGCTCCGCGCTCCGGAGGTCGTTGCGGCCGTGCTCGAAGCCGCCGAGTCCGGCCTGCTGGTGCTCGCCGGCATCCGCGCGCCAGGTGCCGGCCCCGCGCTCGAGCGGCTGATTGAACAACTGCCCGCCGAGCGGCGCAACCAGGCGCTGGTGAGCCTGTCGGCGAGCCTGCGTGCGGTCGTCGTGCAGACGCTGCTGCGCAAGCGCGGCGGGGGGCGCGTGGCGGCGCGTGAATTGCTGCTCAGCACGGCGGCGGCCGCGTCCGTGATCGCCGACGGAAAGCTCTTCCAGCTGCCCGCGGCCCTCGAGAGCGGCCGGAAGCTCGGCTGCGTGCCGCTGAACGACTCGCTCGCCGCGCTCGTTCGCGACGGCGTCGTGGATGCGGGAGAGGCCTGGCGCAAGGCGTACGACCGTGAGGGGCTGCTGGCGCTGCTCCGGCGCGAAGGAGTCGACGTGGAAAGGTTGGCGTAG